TCACGGTTGGGACGTCTCCGACTCCAGGCTCGTGCGCGTGGCGGCTCCGTAGACGCCCGACGGGTCCGACGTGATGCCGCGTGCCCACTGGTACCAGCGCACGGCGTCTTCGAGGTGGCGGTCGAAGTGGCCGTCCGCGTCGCCCATGTACATCCTCAACTGGCTCATGCGCAGCTGGAGTTCGGTGACCTCGGGGCCGTCGTCGCCGCGTTGCAGGGTCGGCGCGGGTCCCAGTCCCTGCTGGCCCCCCGTGTCCGCCGCCGACCCCGTCGCGGTGGCCGTCGCGCTCGGCGGAGCGGACGAGGAGGACGACGAGACCGACGGTGACGGCGACGCCGACGTGCTCGCCCCGGACGCCGACGGCGAGGGGCTCGCGCTCAGGGAGGACGCCGGAGCCGCCGGTGCCGACACCGTGGGCGAGGTGCTCGCCGACGGGGCCACCGACGCCGCCTTCGGCGACACGTCCGGCACGCTCGCCCGTACGTCCTCGGGCAGGGCCCCGTCCCGCGCGGGAGTGTCGTACGAGAGCAGGCCGCCCGCGAACCCCGCGGCGGCCACCATCGTCACCACGACTCCGGCCGCGGCCAGGATCCCGTTGCGCCGTCTGCGCCCCGGCCGTCCGGCCCCGGCGGCCGCCGCCGTCCCGGGGTGCGAGGCGTGCTCCTGGAACAGCCGGACGTCGGCGGCCCGCGGCTCCGAAGGGAGCGCCTGCAGCCGCATGGTCGCGTCGACCGGAAGGGCCGCGTCTGCCGGTACGGCCGCCAGCCGCATCGTGGAGGCCGAGGGGGCCTCCCCGGCCGGCGGCGGCACGATCCCGGGTTCACCGGGTTCACGGGGTTGCCCGGCCGGCGCGGCGGTGGCGGCCGTGCCTGAGGCGTCCATCGGTCCGGGCCGTGTGCCGGCACCGTTCACCGGGCCGGCGCCCCCGCCCGCGACCGGACCCCCGGTTCCGGTCGTCGTGGCGCCCGCGGCCGGTATTCCGGTCGGCTCCGGCCC
The window above is part of the Streptomyces sp. NBC_01428 genome. Proteins encoded here:
- a CDS encoding peptidoglycan-binding domain-containing protein, producing the protein MTEQTGHVCPRCAAHRAPDGTPSCTCTRRASDALRDARTAEAAAAEDFDPLRIRPYVELSRDGVAAGVPGGAPGPEPTGIPAAGATTTGTGGPVAGGGAGPVNGAGTRPGPMDASGTAATAAPAGQPREPGEPGIVPPPAGEAPSASTMRLAAVPADAALPVDATMRLQALPSEPRAADVRLFQEHASHPGTAAAAGAGRPGRRRRNGILAAAGVVVTMVAAAGFAGGLLSYDTPARDGALPEDVRASVPDVSPKAASVAPSASTSPTVSAPAAPASSLSASPSPSASGASTSASPSPSVSSSSSSAPPSATATATGSAADTGGQQGLGPAPTLQRGDDGPEVTELQLRMSQLRMYMGDADGHFDRHLEDAVRWYQWARGITSDPSGVYGAATRTSLESETSQP